From Variovorax sp. PMC12, the proteins below share one genomic window:
- a CDS encoding glycoside hydrolase family 3 N-terminal domain-containing protein codes for MRALRVIAGALGWVFLAVLWFWAWHLKDPHLRFMRAWELGLLLGALALGIAVAWRFARGRLRPVALGLAFAALLTALGNEAASRRHRAEVEAASGPVAQALGARFIVGYDDAAQLRERVRKGLIGGIFVTGRNVKGRNAADLRDEIAGLQALRREAGLPPLVVATDQEGGAVSRLSPLVEPQPALATLLDADVSDEELKQRAHAYGARQGRALAALGITLNFSPVVDLRPGRAPGRWDLHTRIDERAISADPAITAQVALAYEQGLESAGIRGTLKHFPGLAGVTEDTHHFAAVLHTPAARLATHDWKPFQEVSKQSDAAIMLGHVILPELDAEHPVSFSRRIVRQVIRGEWGYQGLLVTDDLTMGAAYNRGLCDATVRALGAGVDLLLIAYDHDKYFDAMHCALQAAQRGAPDLLLPERADARRLQPSR; via the coding sequence ATGAGAGCGCTGCGGGTCATCGCCGGCGCGCTGGGCTGGGTTTTCCTGGCCGTGCTGTGGTTCTGGGCTTGGCACCTGAAGGATCCGCATCTGCGTTTCATGCGTGCGTGGGAGCTGGGTTTGCTGCTGGGCGCGCTCGCCTTGGGTATCGCCGTCGCTTGGCGGTTCGCGCGGGGCAGGCTGCGTCCCGTGGCGCTGGGCCTGGCCTTCGCGGCCTTGCTCACTGCCCTGGGCAACGAAGCCGCGTCGCGCCGGCACCGGGCCGAGGTCGAAGCCGCATCGGGCCCCGTGGCGCAGGCGCTCGGTGCGCGCTTCATCGTCGGCTATGACGATGCGGCGCAGTTGCGCGAACGCGTCCGCAAGGGCCTGATCGGCGGCATTTTCGTGACCGGCCGTAATGTGAAGGGCCGCAACGCCGCCGACCTGCGCGACGAAATCGCCGGCCTGCAGGCGCTGCGCCGCGAAGCCGGGCTGCCGCCGCTGGTGGTCGCGACCGACCAGGAGGGCGGCGCCGTCTCTCGGCTCTCCCCGCTGGTCGAACCGCAACCCGCGCTGGCCACGCTGCTCGACGCCGACGTGTCCGATGAAGAACTCAAGCAGCGCGCCCATGCTTACGGCGCACGGCAGGGCAGGGCGCTCGCTGCTTTAGGCATCACACTCAATTTCAGCCCGGTGGTCGACCTGCGCCCGGGCCGCGCGCCGGGCCGATGGGACCTTCACACCCGCATCGACGAACGTGCCATTTCGGCCGACCCTGCCATCACCGCGCAGGTGGCGCTCGCTTACGAGCAAGGCCTTGAATCTGCTGGCATTCGCGGCACGCTCAAGCACTTCCCCGGCCTGGCCGGAGTGACCGAGGACACGCACCATTTCGCCGCGGTGCTGCACACGCCGGCGGCCCGGCTTGCAACACATGACTGGAAACCATTTCAAGAAGTATCGAAACAATCTGACGCAGCGATCATGCTGGGCCATGTGATCCTTCCGGAACTCGACGCGGAACATCCGGTCTCTTTCTCGCGCAGAATCGTGCGGCAGGTGATTCGGGGCGAGTGGGGCTACCAGGGCCTGCTCGTCACAGACGACCTCACGATGGGCGCGGCCTACAACCGCGGTCTGTGCGACGCCACCGTCCGCGCCCTCGGCGCCGGGGTGGATCTGCTGCTGATCGCCTACGACCACGACAAGTACTTCGACGCCATGCACTGCGCGCTGCAGGCCGCGCAGCGCGGCGCACCCGATCTCCTTTTGCCGGAACGCGCCGACGCGCGGCGGCTCCAACCTTCTCGCTAG
- a CDS encoding penicillin-binding protein 1A, which yields MSKRSSSTPPDDGSAPADPNRRWKRIAKWGAVVVGSGALVVLVAAIVAVVAIYPKLPDVSELSDYRPKLPLRVYSTEGQLIGEFGEERRNLTPFADIPKVMKDAVLAVEDARFYDHGGVDYKGFVRAAVASLKGGRKQGASTITMQVARNVYLSSERTMSRKTYEILLALRLEQQLTKDQILEIYLNQIYLGNRAYGFAAAAETYFGKPLQDVTIAEAAMLAGLPKAPGANNPVANPRRARARQLYVIDRMQETGFITAEQAAAAKKEELHLRDAADPNRLHAEYVAETVRQMMYAQYGDSIYTSGLKVYTSLVAADQAAAYKSLRKGVMDYERRQAYRGPEKFVDLPTDQKEIDEAVDDALAEHPDNGDVIAAVVLDASPKEISAVRANGETIQITGEGLKPAQSGLAAKAPPNIKIRRGAVIRVAKTPKNTWEITQLPEVEAAFIGMDPRSGAIKALVGGFDFGKNKFNHVTQAWRQPGSSFKPFIYSAALEKGFTPATVVNDAPLYFDASANGGQPWEPKNFEGTYDGPMPLRTALMKSKNLVTLRVLQSIGAPYAQDWVTKFGFDKDKQPANLPMGLGAGSVTPMQMAVGYSVFANGGYRVNPYLVTKVTDMKGKVLMETEPPVLDESRRAIPQRNAFIMSSLLQSVVRNGTGFKAYQTLKRDDLYGKTGTTNDSFDTWFAGFQPTMVGVAWVGYDTPRQLGVRGETGGSLSLPIWTGYMQTALQGVPVTQPAEPPGVVRIDGELYFDDFTPGHNVASLGLDSTEAPPPVEELTSAPIGAPPPPEERNKILDFFR from the coding sequence ATGTCCAAACGCTCAAGCTCCACCCCTCCCGACGACGGTTCCGCGCCGGCCGATCCGAACCGCCGCTGGAAACGCATCGCCAAGTGGGGCGCGGTGGTGGTGGGTTCCGGCGCGCTGGTGGTGCTGGTCGCCGCCATCGTGGCCGTGGTGGCCATCTATCCGAAGCTGCCAGATGTCTCCGAACTGTCCGACTACCGCCCCAAGCTGCCGCTGCGCGTGTACTCGACCGAAGGCCAGCTGATCGGCGAGTTCGGTGAAGAGCGCCGCAACCTCACGCCGTTCGCCGACATTCCCAAGGTCATGAAAGACGCGGTGCTCGCCGTGGAAGACGCGCGCTTCTACGACCACGGCGGCGTCGACTACAAGGGCTTCGTGCGCGCGGCGGTCGCCAGCCTGAAGGGCGGGCGCAAGCAGGGCGCCTCCACCATCACGATGCAGGTCGCGCGCAACGTGTACCTGAGCTCCGAGCGGACCATGAGCCGCAAGACCTACGAGATATTGCTGGCGCTGCGGCTCGAGCAGCAGCTCACCAAGGACCAGATCCTCGAGATCTACCTGAACCAGATTTACCTGGGCAACCGCGCCTACGGTTTCGCCGCCGCCGCCGAGACCTACTTCGGCAAGCCGCTGCAGGACGTGACCATCGCCGAGGCCGCCATGCTGGCCGGCCTGCCGAAGGCGCCCGGCGCCAACAACCCCGTGGCCAACCCGCGCCGCGCGCGGGCGCGCCAGCTGTATGTGATCGACCGCATGCAGGAAACCGGCTTCATCACCGCCGAGCAGGCGGCCGCCGCGAAGAAGGAAGAACTGCACCTGCGCGATGCCGCCGACCCGAACCGGCTGCATGCGGAGTACGTGGCCGAGACCGTGCGGCAGATGATGTACGCGCAGTACGGCGACAGCATCTACACCAGCGGCCTGAAGGTCTACACCTCGCTGGTCGCGGCCGACCAGGCCGCAGCCTACAAGTCGCTGCGCAAGGGCGTCATGGACTACGAGCGCCGCCAGGCCTATCGCGGTCCCGAGAAGTTCGTCGATCTGCCAACCGATCAGAAGGAAATCGACGAGGCCGTGGACGACGCGCTGGCCGAACACCCCGACAACGGCGACGTGATCGCGGCCGTGGTGCTCGATGCCAGTCCGAAGGAAATCAGCGCCGTGCGCGCCAACGGCGAAACCATCCAGATCACCGGTGAGGGCCTGAAGCCCGCGCAGTCGGGCCTCGCGGCCAAGGCGCCGCCGAACATCAAGATCCGCCGCGGCGCGGTGATCCGCGTCGCGAAGACGCCGAAGAACACCTGGGAGATCACGCAGCTGCCCGAGGTCGAGGCGGCCTTCATCGGCATGGACCCGCGCTCGGGCGCCATCAAGGCACTGGTCGGCGGCTTCGATTTCGGCAAGAACAAGTTCAACCACGTGACCCAGGCCTGGCGCCAGCCGGGCTCGAGCTTCAAGCCCTTCATCTATTCGGCCGCGCTCGAGAAAGGCTTCACGCCCGCCACCGTGGTGAACGACGCGCCGCTGTACTTCGACGCCAGCGCCAACGGCGGCCAGCCGTGGGAGCCGAAGAACTTCGAAGGCACCTACGACGGCCCGATGCCGCTGCGCACCGCGCTCATGAAGTCGAAGAACCTGGTGACGCTGCGCGTGCTGCAGTCCATCGGCGCACCCTACGCGCAAGACTGGGTCACCAAGTTCGGCTTCGACAAGGACAAGCAGCCCGCCAACCTGCCCATGGGCCTGGGCGCAGGCTCGGTCACGCCGATGCAGATGGCGGTGGGCTACTCGGTGTTCGCCAACGGCGGCTACCGCGTCAACCCGTACCTCGTGACCAAGGTGACCGACATGAAGGGCAAGGTCCTGATGGAGACCGAGCCGCCGGTGCTCGACGAATCGCGCCGTGCCATTCCGCAGCGCAACGCCTTCATCATGAGTTCGCTGCTGCAGAGCGTGGTGCGCAACGGCACCGGCTTCAAGGCCTACCAGACGCTCAAGCGCGACGACCTCTACGGCAAGACCGGCACCACCAACGACTCCTTCGACACCTGGTTCGCGGGCTTCCAGCCGACCATGGTCGGCGTGGCCTGGGTCGGCTACGACACGCCGCGGCAGCTCGGCGTGCGCGGCGAAACCGGCGGCAGCCTGAGCCTGCCGATCTGGACCGGCTACATGCAGACGGCGCTGCAGGGCGTGCCAGTGACGCAGCCGGCCGAACCGCCGGGCGTGGTGCGCATCGACGGCGAGCTGTATTTCGACGACTTCACGCCGGGCCACAACGTCGCCAGCCTGGGCCTGGACAGCACCGAGGCGCCGCCGCCGGTGGAGGAACTCACGAGCGCGCCCATCGGCGCACCGCCGCCGCCAGAAGAACGCAACAAGATCCTCGATTTCTTCCGCTAG
- the creB gene encoding two-component system response regulator CreB, producing the protein MSFKPRILIAEDESGIADTLQYVLKSDGFTPIWCATAEEAIAQFAQEPPALAILDIGLPDLNGFELFKRLQALNQSMGGPEVPMVFLTARSDEIDRVVGLELGADDYIAKPFSPRELVARVRTILRRSARNAPGSPGTAPVPNHGVPHQIGVHAPHAAAQPPSMPFSLDVERMQIRYYGRLLELSRYEYGLLKLLVQRPGRVFTRDELLELVWDDSSDSFDRTVDAHIKTLRAKLKAIAPDVEPIRTLRGTGYALNEELPSKA; encoded by the coding sequence ATGAGCTTCAAACCCCGGATCCTGATCGCCGAAGACGAATCGGGCATCGCCGACACGCTGCAATACGTCCTGAAAAGCGACGGTTTCACGCCCATCTGGTGCGCCACGGCCGAGGAAGCGATCGCGCAGTTCGCCCAGGAACCGCCCGCGCTGGCCATCCTGGACATCGGATTGCCCGATCTCAACGGCTTCGAACTCTTCAAGCGCCTCCAGGCGCTGAATCAGTCGATGGGCGGACCGGAGGTGCCGATGGTCTTCCTGACCGCCCGCAGCGACGAAATAGACCGCGTGGTGGGCCTCGAACTGGGTGCCGACGACTACATCGCAAAGCCGTTCTCCCCGCGTGAACTGGTCGCTCGCGTACGGACGATCCTGCGGCGCAGCGCGCGAAACGCGCCAGGAAGCCCGGGAACGGCTCCGGTGCCGAACCATGGGGTACCCCATCAAATCGGCGTCCACGCGCCTCATGCGGCCGCTCAACCCCCTTCCATGCCGTTTTCGCTGGACGTCGAGCGGATGCAGATCCGGTACTACGGGCGCCTGCTCGAACTCTCGCGCTACGAATACGGCCTGCTGAAATTGCTGGTCCAGCGCCCGGGGCGCGTCTTCACGCGAGACGAACTGCTCGAACTGGTCTGGGACGACTCGAGCGACAGCTTCGACCGCACGGTCGACGCGCACATCAAGACCCTGCGCGCCAAGCTCAAGGCGATTGCGCCGGACGTCGAGCCGATCCGCACCTTGCGCGGCACCGGCTATGCACTGAACGAAGAATTGCCCTCGAAGGCATGA
- the creC gene encoding two-component system sensor histidine kinase CreC yields MTRRTRIFIGILLIYTAGIAFLLYRVVSDIDPRYRESAEESLVETSQLLASLVEQDVIAGAINTARLEPLFRTAYAREFSAQIYNLHKSQVELRVYVTDRNGRVMFDSLGRHLGADYSQWMDVSRTLAGLYGARTSRDVDGDPRTSVMYVGAPIRWNNEIVGMVSVGKPVQSFGQFVEDARARTLWVGVGSGLALLLLALIVSVWLVRPFGLIRDYWTWVRAQRTLSLSRMVRRAIDGVRSGFSEMRDALTGRSYVADYVQTFTHEVKSPLSAIRGAAELLQEPSMPHAERERFLVNIERETQRIQEIVDRMMELTALETRRVLDRTEPVALASLIDDIAISAQPAAAKRNIRLLVNIRNEASTEGDPFLLRRAISNLLDNAIDFSPRDSEVLLTLETTSGLARVSVRDHGPGIPDYAQEKVFQKFYSLARPHSKKKSTGLGLAFVKEIATLHRGRIELGNASRGGAVATLTLPLLSHPGRSH; encoded by the coding sequence GTGACCAGGCGCACGCGGATATTCATCGGCATCCTGCTGATCTATACGGCGGGCATCGCCTTCCTGCTGTACCGCGTGGTCTCGGACATCGACCCGCGCTACCGCGAGTCGGCCGAGGAATCGCTGGTCGAGACCTCGCAGCTGCTGGCCAGCCTGGTCGAGCAGGACGTGATCGCCGGCGCCATCAACACCGCGCGCCTCGAGCCGCTGTTCCGCACCGCCTATGCGCGCGAGTTCTCGGCGCAGATCTACAACCTGCACAAGAGCCAGGTCGAGTTGCGCGTGTACGTGACCGACCGCAACGGCCGCGTGATGTTCGATTCGCTCGGCAGGCATCTCGGCGCCGACTATTCGCAATGGATGGACGTGAGCCGCACGCTGGCCGGCCTGTACGGCGCGCGCACTTCGCGCGACGTCGACGGCGATCCGCGCACCTCGGTCATGTACGTCGGCGCGCCGATCCGCTGGAACAACGAGATCGTCGGCATGGTCAGCGTCGGCAAGCCGGTGCAGAGCTTCGGCCAGTTCGTGGAAGACGCGCGGGCGCGCACGCTGTGGGTGGGCGTGGGCTCGGGGCTCGCGCTGCTGCTGCTGGCGCTGATCGTGTCGGTATGGCTGGTGCGGCCCTTCGGGCTGATCCGCGACTACTGGACCTGGGTGCGCGCGCAGCGCACCCTGAGCCTGTCGCGCATGGTGCGCCGAGCCATCGACGGCGTGCGCAGCGGCTTCAGCGAAATGCGCGACGCATTGACGGGACGCAGCTACGTGGCCGACTACGTGCAGACCTTCACGCATGAAGTGAAAAGCCCGCTCTCGGCCATTCGCGGTGCGGCCGAGCTGCTGCAGGAACCGTCGATGCCGCATGCCGAGCGCGAACGCTTCCTGGTGAACATCGAGCGCGAGACGCAGCGCATCCAGGAAATCGTCGACCGCATGATGGAGCTCACCGCCCTCGAGACACGGCGCGTGCTCGACCGCACCGAGCCGGTCGCGCTGGCTTCGCTGATCGACGACATCGCCATCAGCGCCCAGCCCGCGGCGGCCAAGCGGAACATCAGGCTGCTGGTGAACATCCGCAACGAAGCCAGCACGGAAGGCGACCCGTTCTTGCTGCGCCGCGCGATCAGCAACCTGCTGGACAACGCAATCGATTTTTCACCGCGCGACAGCGAGGTGCTGCTCACGCTGGAGACCACCTCCGGGCTCGCGCGCGTGAGCGTGCGGGACCACGGACCGGGCATTCCGGACTACGCGCAGGAAAAAGTCTTCCAGAAGTTCTATTCGCTGGCCAGGCCGCACAGCAAGAAGAAAAGCACCGGGCTCGGGCTGGCGTTCGTGAAGGAAATCGCGACCTTGCACCGCGGGCGCATCGAGCTGGGCAACGCGTCGCGCGGCGGTGCGGTGGCGACGCTCACGCTGCCGTTGCTGTCACATCCGGGGCGGAGTCATTGA